One Pantoea eucalypti genomic region harbors:
- a CDS encoding DUF2231 domain-containing protein, whose product MRNTLGRSAFAVTLYALLEPVPLGFFVAAWLFDILYMQTFVQFWTDAASWLIALGLILAIVPRLIALVYLFRGSDSAEKGHFWLWLVAIAIAIVNAFIHSRDAAAVIPLGVTLSTLVVALLLLANVQLALRQRSA is encoded by the coding sequence ATGCGCAATACCCTGGGAAGATCGGCGTTTGCCGTGACGCTTTATGCCTTGCTGGAGCCTGTGCCGCTGGGCTTTTTTGTCGCCGCCTGGCTGTTCGACATTCTCTACATGCAGACCTTTGTACAGTTCTGGACGGATGCCGCCAGCTGGCTGATTGCGCTGGGACTGATACTGGCGATTGTGCCGCGACTCATCGCGCTGGTTTATCTGTTTCGTGGCAGTGACAGTGCGGAAAAGGGCCATTTCTGGCTCTGGCTGGTGGCGATTGCGATCGCTATCGTCAATGCGTTTATTCACAGCCGTGATGCCGCCGCTGTGATCCCGCTGGGTGTGACGCTTTCGACGCTGGTGGTAGCACTGCTGCTGCTGGCGAATGTGCAACTTGCGTTACGTCAGCGTAGCGCTTAA